The Coffea arabica cultivar ET-39 chromosome 1e, Coffea Arabica ET-39 HiFi, whole genome shotgun sequence genome has a window encoding:
- the LOC113693959 gene encoding uncharacterized protein — translation MDKSWINDPNILSSHYKSGLKDFIEFAKTNGMGLDGKLFCPCRRCRNSKRKSISQVESDLSEKGFCMYYKNWVFHGEPFSAHSYMSSGKNNNLDENGVGGETDFINETVYNDFDMNENGESDELPDLLDEIRNAHESGTSSEWDSKNFDKLLNDAQRELYPGCKKYSLLRFIVSFLHIKVMNHMTNKAFDMMLEFLKDVLPEGEILPSSFYGAMKILSGIGLGYQKIDVCKFDCALFWKENEKMDKCPICKESRWKVNNGKKKKVPQKVMWYFPLKARLQRLFMSSKTAEDMRWHEEKRVKEEGIMRHPADSIAWKDFDKQYPDFAKDSRNVRLGLATDGFNPFGNMSNSYSMWPVILVPYNLPAYKFMRKEFLILSLLIPGPRAPGKELDVFLRPAIDDLKDLFHGISTYDAYSGQNFQMRAAILWTISDFPAYGYLSGWSTSGYKACPCCLDDTASQRLRGKICFMGHRRFLNHDHRWRKQKAHFDGTIETRSRPKEFSGEQVLRHLNSLAGVFGEFGKNPVTRKKGVDKIQGNWRKKSIFFELPYWEKLSMRHCLDVMHILKNTCESLVATLLNIPDKTKDTNKARDDLLDMGIRHELHLHDDGTRKTKPPALYVMSSSERKGFCDFLSSIKFPDGYAANISKCVKDGKLMGLKTHDYHVLLQRLIPAGIRGYLCKEVNEAIFELSEFFRDLCSKTLKMDDLERLEKNAPLILCKLEKIFPPAFFDIMIHLIVHLPKEAKLGGPVHPRWMFPFERYLGSLKKYVRNRARPEGSIAEGYIANECLTFMSKYLHGIETKFTRKRRNYDYNQDKAEELVVFSLSVRPFGLVTPPTKLSQVELDVAHKFILNNCDEIEEYRIKHKEMLQRIHPENVDSRHEDQFTEWFKDHINQLHIDKSLDVSEELWALANGPIPFMTKHYSGCIVNEVRFHTRDRDDCRTTQNSGLVVEGDHKGKHIDFYGFVKAVVELTFFHAYKMAPSGKRLKRNCPPNTNLQSEQPPTSNSTLEHQSATTGDDIQINSNNSNPTQALANEQRKQKKGRGPTTGKVIEKMIRANGGKPLEIVFPEGCCKPIKYAAQLASGIGYVVRHLSSLKDIRIYDDIPNEKKQNLYGGLMGWFDFEDWETDPNVEKYVDDMLQNSYRQWRNTMHIDYKMLKAAGKDPLTSCPYDWIEQDEWKSMCDWFEDPIFKKKSEANTKNRAMLPYPHTGGSKSNHVRAQEIVPPSAIDAWTAAHIKKDGQFVNNTAKSLDDELKEERRQCIENGEIVNEVKIMENVLGKRAGRAKGLGMGVIPPQSSRKPESSANRALLEELKQCKEKLQCYEERIQAQDTQIQNLVQSQQGIQEMLQEFLIWKQKQCGGSS, via the exons ATGGATAAGAGCTGGATAAATGATCCAAATATTTTGTCAAGTCATTATAAGTCTGGTCTTAAGGATTTTATTGAATTTGCTAAGACCAATGGTATGGGATTGGATGGAAAATTATTTTGTCCCTGTAGGAGATGTAGGAATTCAAAGAGAAAAAGCatttctcaagttgaatcagaTTTGTCAGAAAAAGGCTTTTGTATGTATTATAAAAATTGGGTCTTCCATGGGGAACCATTTTCTGCACACTCTTATATGTCAAGTGGAAAGAACAATAACCTTGATGAGAATGGTGTTGGAGGTGAGACAGATTTCATCAATGAAACagtatataatgactttgatATGAATGAAAATGGTGAATCTGATGAGTTACCTGATTTATTGGATGAGATAAGAAATGCACATGAATCAGGGACATCGAGTGAATGggattcaaaaaattttgacaaattgttaaatgatgcacaaagaGAACTTTACCCGGGATGCAAAAAATACTCCCTGCTGCGTTTCATTGTTTCCTTTCTCCATATCAAAGTGATGAACCATATGACTAACAAGGCATTTGACATGATGCTAGAATTTTTAAAAGATGTGTTACCAGAAGGAGAAATACTTCCATCTAGTTTTTATGGGGCCATGAAAATTCTATCTGGTATAGGTTTGGGGTATCAAAAAATTGATGTTTGCAAATTTGATTGTGcattgttttggaaagaaaatgaaaagatggACAAGTGTCCTATTTGTAAAGAATCACGATGGAAAGTCAATaatggcaagaaaaaaaaagttccacAGAAGGTGATGTGGTACTTTCCATTAAAAGCTAGGTTGCAAAGACTTTTTATGTCTTCTAAAACTGCTGAAGACATGAGATGGCATGAGGAGAAACGGGTTAAAGAGGAAGGTATCATGAGACATCCGGCTGATTCTATTGCTTGGAAGGATTTTGATAAGCAATATCCTGATTTTGCTAAAGATTCTCGAAATGTAAGACTTGGATTGGCCACGGACGGATTCAATCCATTTGGTAACATGAGCAACTCATATAGCATGTGGCCAGTTATTCTTGTACCTTACAATTTGCCTGCATATAAGTTTATGAGAAAGGAATTTCTTATACTATCACTTCTTATTCCTGGTCCACGTGCCCCTGGAAAGGAGTTAGATGTGTTCTTAAGGCCAGCAATAGATGATTTGAAAGATTTATTTCATGGAATCAGCACTTATGATGCATATAGTGGACAAAACTTTCAAATGCGTGCAGCAATTTTATGGACTATATCAGATTTCCCTGCATATGGCTATTTGTCTGGATGGAGCACCAGTGGGTATAAAGCATGTCCATGTTGTCTTGATGATACTGCTTCACAAAGACTAAGAGGCAAAATATGTTTCATGGGACATCGTCGCTTTTTGAACCATGACCACCGTTGGCGAAAGCAAAAAGCTCATTTTGATGGAACTATTGAAACACGCTCCAGGCCAAAGGAATTTTCTGGAGAACAGGTTTTAAGACATTTAAATTCCTTGGCTGGTGTCTTTGGTGAGTTTGGTAAGAACCCAGTTACTCGGAAAAAAGGAGTTGATAAAATTCAGGGtaattggaggaaaaaaagtATATTTTTTGAGTTACCATATTGGGAAAAACTCTCCATGAGACATTGTCTGGATGTGATGCATATCCTTAAAAATACATGTGAAAGTTTAGTAGCAACATTGTTGAACATTCCTGATAAGACAAAAGATACTAATAAAGCTCGTGATGATCTACTTGACATGGGAATAAGGCACGAACTACACTTACATGATGATGgtacaaggaaaacaaagcCTCCAGCCTTGTATGTGATGTCTTCAAGTGAGAGAAAaggattttgtgattttttgagttCAATTAAGTTTCCTGATGGGTATGCTGCCAACATTTCCAAGTGTGTTAAAGATGGTAAACTGATGGGACTTAAAACACATGACTACCATGTCCTCTTGCAACGACTTATTCCAGCGGGCATTCGTGGGTATTTGTGCAAAGAAGTCAATGAGGCAATTTTTGAGTTAAGTGAGTTTTTTCGAGATTTGTGTTCTAAAACCCTTAAGATGGATGACTTGGAAAGGTTGGAGAAAAATGCTCCATTAATATTATGTAAGTTGGAAAAAATCTTTCCTCCTGCCTTCTTTGACATTATGATCCATTTGATTGTTCACTTGCCAAAGGAAGCAAAACTTGGTGGGCCAGTACATCCTAGGTGGATGTTTCCATTTGAAAG GTATCTTGGATCCCTTAAAAAGTATGTCCGTAATCGTGCTCGTCCTGAAGGCTCGATTGCAGAAGGATATATTGCAAATGAGTGCCTAACATTCATGTCCAAATATCTCCATGGCATTGAAACAAAATTCACCCGCAAGAGACGCAACTATGACTATAATCAGGATAAGGCAGAGGAGCTGGTGGTTTTCTCACTAAGTGTTCgcccatttggacttgttacaCCTCCTACTAAATTATCTCAAGTTGAACTAGATGTGGCTCATAAATTTATATTGAATAACTGTGATGAAATAGAAGAGTACAGAAT TAAGCATAAAGAGATGCTGCAAAGGATTCATCCTGAAAATGTTGATAGCAGACATGAAGATCAATTCACAGAGTGGTTCAAAGATCAT ATAAATCAGTTACACATTGATAAATCATTGGATGTTTCTGAAGAGCTGTGGGCATTAGCAAATGGTCCTATACCTTTCATGACAAAGCATTACTCAGGATGCATTGTAAATGAAGTTCGTTTCCACACAAGAGATCGGGATGATTGCCGTACAACACAGAATAGTGGCTTAGTTGTTGAGGGTGACCATAAAGGAAAACACATTGACTTTTATGGCTTTGTTAAGGCTGTGGTTGAGCTGACCTTTTTTCATGCATACAAG ATGGCACCTTCCGGGAAACGGTTGAAGAGAAACTGCCCACCCAATACCAACTTGCAATCTGAACAACCAccaacttcaaactcaactTTGGAGCATCAATCAGCTACCACAGGTGATGATATccagattaattcaaataatagTAATCCTACTCAAGCATTGGCGAATG aacaaagaaagcaaaaaaaaggCAGGGGCCCAACCACGGGAAAAGTTATCGAGAAGATGATACGAGCTAAT GGAGGCAAGCCATTGGAAATTGTCTTTCCTGAAGGATGTTGCAAACCAATCAAGTATGCTGCTCAACTTGCTAGTGGTATAGGTTATGTTGTAAGGCACCTCTCTTCACTGAAGGACATACGCATATATGATGACATACCAAATGAGAAAAAACAGAACCTATATGGTGGCTTGATG GGATGGTTTGACTTCGAAGATTGGGAAACTGATCCTAATGTGGAAAAGtatgtggatgacatgcttCAGAATAGCTATAGGCAGTGGAGGAATACTATGCACATAGATTATAAGATGTTGAAGGCAGCTGGAAAAGATCCACTTACCTCATGTCCTTATGACTGGATTGAGCAAGATGAGTGGAAaagtatgtgtgattggttcgAAGATCCTATATTCAAG AAAAAATCAGAAGCCAATACAAAGAACCGTGCCATGTTACCCTATCCGCACACTGGCGGTTCAAAATCAAATCATGTTCGAGCACAAGAGATA GTTCCACCAAGTGCAATTGATGCCTGGACTGCTGCTCACATAAAAAAGGATGGCCAATTTGTGAATAATACTGCAAAATCTCTCGAT GATGAGTTAAAAGAAGAGAGAAGGCAATGCATCGAGAATGGAGAAATTGTCAATGAAGTTAAAATTATGGAAAATGTCCTAGGAAAGAGGGCTGGTCGTGCCAAAGGGTTGGGTATGGGGGTCATACCACCCCAATCTTCTCGCAAACCCGAATCTTCAGCTAATAGAGCACTACTTGAAGAACTAAAACAGTGCAAGGAGAAGCTTCAATGCTATGAGGAGCGAATTCAAGCACAAGATACCCAAATCCAAAATCTTGTACAAAGCCAGCAAGGGATACAAGAAATGCTACAAGAATTCCTCATTTGGAAACAGAAGCAGTGTGGAGGTTCTTCCTAG